Proteins encoded in a region of the Bacteroidales bacterium WCE2004 genome:
- a CDS encoding SusD family protein: MKTLLKITAVAALTLLAASCEGLLDTTNYMTKTTADFPSNAGEVEQMLTGIYNNLNAIQESNKVTWHYPWALATADECLGGDGANVSIIQAADMMLKQGDGYNGVYKSRYVGIARANNALEVLKDCSFISDEMKADYTGQALFLRAYYYYELASQFGNVPCPLTTVADPTLPQISGEALWGQIMLDLKTAIDIMPSKRSAGDGHVDKYCAEALLGRVYLFYSGFYNDEVVSLPDGTELTKSAVGAYIKDCVENSGYSLVPDFHNLWAYSNRITMSDELCPAKWKDKGYAYVSDDGKVNPEAMFVIKFNALSAGDPYRKYSNQTALFIGGVRGNKQKCLNGDTFPLSYGYGNCPVSPAFIKEWETIEPNDPRREASIMGPDDFVRGYNYGVKGDNCQETGYYQAKVMPVMGRDASGTIKWSYLLVMYNNLSWTKDDYQYNFCDDMVLIRFAEVLLMDAEINGNKASFDKVRARAGLPAIPLTEENLRNERRWELAFEGVRLGDLRRYGVEYAKAALDKQEGVECYFKGRKSTNHASDFNGGYGQRFEITKGFAPIPTEQINLSAGAGEEYKFKQNAGYEGADEYTGWIE, from the coding sequence ATGAAAACATTATTGAAAATAACGGCAGTTGCCGCATTGACGCTTCTGGCTGCGTCCTGTGAGGGTCTTCTCGATACGACCAACTATATGACCAAGACCACGGCCGACTTCCCTTCGAATGCCGGAGAGGTGGAGCAGATGCTGACCGGTATCTACAACAACCTGAACGCCATCCAGGAATCCAACAAAGTCACGTGGCACTATCCCTGGGCGCTGGCGACGGCCGACGAATGCCTCGGCGGCGACGGCGCCAACGTCTCCATCATCCAGGCTGCGGACATGATGCTCAAGCAGGGCGACGGATACAACGGAGTCTATAAAAGCCGCTATGTGGGTATCGCGCGGGCGAACAACGCGCTCGAGGTGCTCAAGGACTGCTCTTTCATTTCCGACGAGATGAAGGCCGATTACACCGGCCAGGCCCTGTTCCTGCGCGCCTATTATTACTACGAGCTGGCGAGCCAGTTCGGGAACGTGCCCTGCCCCCTGACCACCGTGGCGGATCCCACCCTTCCCCAGATTTCCGGGGAAGCGCTCTGGGGACAGATCATGCTTGACCTCAAGACGGCCATCGACATCATGCCTTCAAAGCGGTCCGCTGGCGACGGCCACGTCGACAAATACTGCGCTGAGGCCCTCCTCGGTCGCGTCTACCTGTTCTATTCCGGCTTCTACAACGACGAGGTGGTCAGCCTTCCCGACGGGACGGAACTTACCAAATCGGCCGTGGGCGCATATATCAAGGACTGCGTAGAGAATTCGGGCTACTCCCTGGTTCCGGACTTCCATAACCTGTGGGCGTACAGCAACCGCATCACGATGTCCGACGAGCTTTGCCCGGCCAAGTGGAAGGACAAAGGCTACGCTTATGTGTCCGATGACGGAAAAGTCAATCCGGAAGCGATGTTCGTGATCAAGTTCAACGCCCTGAGCGCCGGCGATCCCTACCGGAAATATTCCAACCAGACCGCCCTCTTCATCGGCGGTGTCCGCGGCAACAAGCAGAAGTGCCTGAACGGAGACACCTTCCCGCTGAGCTATGGATACGGCAACTGCCCCGTCAGCCCCGCCTTCATCAAGGAATGGGAGACCATCGAGCCCAACGACCCGCGTCGTGAGGCTTCCATCATGGGCCCCGACGATTTCGTGAGAGGCTATAACTACGGCGTGAAGGGTGACAACTGCCAGGAGACCGGTTATTACCAGGCTAAGGTGATGCCCGTGATGGGCCGGGATGCCTCCGGAACCATCAAATGGTCTTATCTGCTCGTCATGTACAACAACCTTTCCTGGACCAAGGACGACTACCAGTACAACTTCTGTGACGACATGGTGCTGATCCGCTTCGCCGAGGTCCTGCTGATGGATGCCGAGATCAATGGAAACAAGGCGTCCTTCGACAAGGTGCGCGCCCGCGCCGGTCTGCCCGCCATCCCGCTGACTGAAGAGAACCTCCGCAACGAGCGCCGCTGGGAGCTCGCATTCGAAGGCGTGAGACTCGGTGACCTGCGCCGTTATGGCGTGGAGTATGCCAAGGCCGCGCTGGACAAGCAGGAAGGCGTCGAGTGCTACTTCAAGGGCAGAAAGAGCACGAACCACGCAAGTGATTTCAACGGCGGCTACGGCCAGCGCTTTGAGATCACGAAGGGCTTCGCTCCGATTCCGACCGAGCAGATCAACCTTTCTGCCGGCGCCGGCGAGGAGTATAAGTTCAAGCAGAACGCCGGATACGAAGGCGCGGATGAGTACACCGGCTGGATCGAGTAG
- a CDS encoding Glycosyl hydrolase family 115 — translation MNRFLRVLGLLSLLAAPSCGNGREPVLEDFPTVSEYASAGCFPLAGETAAAICFDPADFPVVRVSAGMLADDVERLTGLRPALTEAATPGDLPAGPAVVAGTVGSSGLIDALAREGLIRTDDLDGKWESFTVQTVRRPGAAGPLLVIAGSDRRGTAYGLTTLSRAAGVSPWYWWADVTPPHRKALYVRRGRFLQPEPAVQYRGIFINDERFGGWALWAEQTFDPESEKVGPKTYRKVFELLLRLRGNLLWPAMHNGSQAFNADPENARLADEYAIVMGSSHCEQMLRNNEDEWKNAGTWGDFNYLTNRDNMVRYWEERVQANGAYENIYTLGLRGIHDYPMEGAGTTAERVAVMQQAIGDQRAILRRNVATPVEEIPQVLCTYEEVLEAYHNGLEVPEDVTLLWSDDKQGYTRNLSNPEERKRKGGAGIYYHLSYHGDPASWIWLSPLSPAFVATELTEAYTYGARKIWVFNVGDIKPAEKEISFVMDLAWDLERWGPENAHRYMRAWFSDIFGPALGREMAAVQETYYRLMASGKDSQVWFVDYSEQDIRDRLQAWAEAERQALRLEKRVPPALRDAYFELFLYPVRGASLLNRYQLLARCSMAHATVGDGPQALADGAAATEAYTGLNAWTERYNKELLGGKWDHFFSWQPYHWFRSPRMDAPVATESLLEEVKRAPAARSVSPEAALSDAGALIRTDTAGDIPIWMRALTPIRNFSKAAADNAFCTVSLGEDSFTASATPINNIWHATQVGPMWSRVGTLHLREGENRLRVSGLASDARLDRIYLGVCPPFEEAPAATLPASAFRTAQDSREGRIRTVRSLGYADGVLVLPFDTPSYDTVEDAPSVEYDLILAAGENRIEIRTLPTLHVYEGRQARYAASLDGGEAAVFDIHTDDFSAEWRKNVLQGYSSRSLHLCLDKPGKHTLRICLLDPGIVLQDIRIYSGARP, via the coding sequence ATGAACCGATTTCTACGTGTCCTGGGGCTCCTGTCCCTGCTGGCCGCACCGTCCTGCGGGAACGGCCGGGAACCCGTCCTGGAAGATTTCCCTACCGTCTCCGAATACGCATCCGCCGGCTGCTTCCCCCTTGCCGGGGAGACGGCCGCCGCCATCTGCTTTGACCCGGCCGACTTTCCGGTGGTCCGCGTGAGCGCCGGCATGCTGGCCGACGACGTGGAGCGCCTGACCGGGCTCCGGCCCGCACTCACGGAGGCGGCGACGCCCGGAGACCTGCCTGCCGGCCCCGCCGTCGTCGCCGGGACCGTCGGCAGCAGCGGGTTGATCGATGCGCTGGCGCGCGAAGGCCTCATCCGCACGGACGACCTCGACGGCAAATGGGAATCGTTCACCGTCCAGACGGTCCGGCGGCCCGGGGCGGCAGGCCCGCTGCTCGTCATCGCCGGCAGCGACCGCCGGGGCACGGCCTACGGGCTCACCACCCTGAGCCGGGCCGCCGGCGTCTCTCCCTGGTACTGGTGGGCCGACGTCACCCCGCCCCACCGCAAGGCCCTGTATGTCCGGCGCGGGCGCTTCCTCCAGCCGGAGCCTGCCGTGCAGTATCGCGGGATCTTCATCAACGACGAACGCTTCGGCGGCTGGGCGCTCTGGGCCGAACAGACATTCGACCCGGAAAGCGAGAAAGTCGGCCCCAAGACCTACCGAAAGGTCTTCGAGCTGCTCCTGCGCCTGCGGGGGAACCTCCTCTGGCCCGCCATGCACAACGGCTCGCAGGCCTTCAACGCCGACCCGGAGAACGCCCGCCTCGCCGACGAATACGCCATCGTGATGGGCTCCTCGCACTGTGAGCAGATGCTGCGCAACAACGAAGACGAATGGAAGAACGCCGGCACCTGGGGCGACTTCAACTACCTGACCAACCGGGACAACATGGTCCGCTACTGGGAAGAGCGGGTACAGGCAAACGGCGCTTACGAGAACATCTATACCCTGGGACTCCGCGGCATCCACGACTATCCGATGGAGGGCGCGGGCACCACGGCTGAGCGGGTGGCCGTCATGCAGCAGGCCATCGGAGATCAGCGCGCCATCCTCCGGCGCAACGTCGCGACGCCGGTGGAGGAGATCCCCCAGGTGCTGTGCACCTATGAGGAGGTCCTCGAGGCCTACCACAACGGGCTCGAGGTGCCCGAAGACGTGACCCTCCTCTGGTCGGACGACAAGCAGGGATATACCCGCAACCTGTCCAACCCCGAAGAGCGGAAGCGCAAAGGCGGGGCCGGCATCTATTACCACCTCTCCTACCACGGCGACCCGGCGTCCTGGATCTGGCTGAGTCCGCTTTCTCCGGCTTTCGTCGCGACGGAACTCACCGAAGCCTACACCTACGGCGCCCGGAAGATCTGGGTGTTCAACGTGGGAGACATCAAACCGGCCGAGAAGGAGATTTCCTTCGTCATGGACCTGGCCTGGGACCTGGAGCGGTGGGGCCCGGAGAACGCCCACCGCTATATGCGGGCGTGGTTCTCCGACATATTCGGGCCTGCACTCGGGCGCGAGATGGCGGCCGTCCAGGAGACTTACTACCGGCTGATGGCATCCGGGAAGGATTCCCAGGTCTGGTTCGTCGACTACTCCGAGCAGGACATCCGGGACCGGCTCCAGGCCTGGGCGGAGGCGGAGCGGCAGGCCCTCCGGTTGGAGAAGCGCGTGCCCCCGGCCCTCCGGGACGCCTATTTTGAACTGTTCCTCTATCCCGTCCGCGGCGCCTCGCTGCTCAACCGCTACCAGCTGCTGGCGCGCTGCAGCATGGCGCACGCCACCGTCGGCGACGGGCCGCAGGCCCTGGCCGACGGGGCGGCGGCCACCGAGGCCTATACCGGACTGAACGCGTGGACGGAGCGCTACAACAAGGAGCTCCTGGGCGGCAAATGGGACCATTTCTTCTCCTGGCAGCCCTACCACTGGTTCCGCTCGCCCCGGATGGACGCTCCGGTCGCCACGGAGTCCCTCCTGGAGGAGGTAAAGCGCGCCCCGGCTGCCCGGTCCGTCTCGCCCGAAGCGGCGCTGTCGGACGCCGGCGCCCTGATCCGGACCGACACGGCGGGCGACATCCCCATCTGGATGAGAGCGCTCACGCCCATCCGGAATTTCTCCAAGGCCGCGGCAGACAATGCCTTCTGCACGGTCAGCCTGGGAGAAGACAGCTTCACCGCATCGGCCACGCCCATCAACAACATCTGGCACGCCACACAAGTGGGGCCCATGTGGAGCAGGGTCGGGACGCTGCATCTGCGCGAAGGCGAGAACCGCCTGCGGGTGAGCGGACTGGCGTCCGACGCCCGGCTCGACCGGATCTATCTGGGCGTCTGTCCGCCGTTCGAAGAGGCGCCGGCGGCCACCCTCCCGGCCAGCGCCTTCCGGACGGCGCAGGACAGCCGGGAGGGGCGCATCCGGACGGTCCGCTCGCTGGGCTACGCCGACGGCGTGCTGGTCCTCCCCTTCGACACGCCTTCCTACGATACTGTAGAGGATGCGCCTTCCGTCGAATACGACCTGATCCTGGCGGCGGGAGAGAACCGCATCGAGATCCGCACGCTGCCCACCCTGCATGTCTACGAAGGCCGGCAGGCGCGCTATGCGGCCAGCCTGGACGGCGGCGAAGCGGCCGTCTTCGACATCCACACCGACGATTTCTCCGCCGAATGGCGCAAGAACGTCCTGCAGGGCTATTCTTCCCGAAGCCTGCACCTCTGCCTGGACAAGCCCGGGAAGCATACGCTCCGCATCTGCCTGCTCGACCCCGGCATCGTCCTCCAGGACATCCGGATCTATTCCGGTGCCCGCCCTTGA
- a CDS encoding beta-glucosidase yields the protein MAAFAQVPQLDRNNNDEVLKAMTLEEKITLVVGANRYVGDENGPGPAPGMPERKSVDMRGLVEKPQSDGVTAFSSGRVKGAAGDVVPVERLGITTMVLADGPAGLRIDATRPGDDNTYYCTAFPIGSLLSASWDTGLVERVTAAMGNEVLEYGADVLLAPAMNIHRNPLCGRNFEYYSEDPLLAGKIAAAYVRGVQSNGVGTSVKHFAANSQETLRNGQNASVSERALREIYLKGFEIVVKEAQPWTIMSSYNKINGVLSSENRWLLTDVLRGEWGFKGFVMTDWWAEENGARQIAAGNDMLMPGTPHQYDDILDAVQSGRLDIRFLDDCVRRILQVMVASPTFKRYEYSNKPDLAAHAQITREAAAQGMVLLKNESALPLGKKGKVALFGVPSYDTMVGGSGSGYVNRAYKVTVDAGLEAAGFRLDKQLAESYRDYVKQEKAKQPAEYFWIIPTVQETAISRETAQAAAKRNDVCVYSIGRMAGEGGDRTLTPGDWYLSETEQANVDLLCETFHKAGKKVIVLLNMGNIVDMGWSDQPDAILHTWMDGQEAGNSVADILAGKVSPSGKLPMTIAKRYEDYSSAKDFPMSNGNPGDVNYDEDIFVGYRHFDRHPETILYPFGFGLSYTDFAYSDLKAERDGDELKISVKVTNTGKRSGREAVQIYVGAPEGSAVKPVKELRAFGKTSELKPKASEVLTMTVKLADLRWFDGYERAWKLDAGEYVISAAASSRDIRQSISIML from the coding sequence ATGGCGGCCTTCGCGCAGGTCCCTCAGCTCGACCGCAACAATAACGATGAGGTATTGAAGGCGATGACGCTCGAGGAGAAAATCACCCTCGTCGTAGGCGCCAACCGCTATGTGGGAGACGAGAACGGCCCCGGGCCCGCGCCCGGGATGCCGGAGCGCAAGTCCGTGGACATGCGCGGCCTTGTCGAGAAGCCCCAGAGCGACGGAGTTACCGCCTTCTCCAGCGGCCGCGTGAAGGGCGCCGCCGGTGACGTCGTGCCCGTGGAAAGGCTGGGCATCACCACGATGGTCCTTGCCGACGGCCCTGCCGGCCTCCGCATCGACGCCACCCGCCCGGGTGATGACAATACCTACTATTGCACCGCCTTCCCCATCGGGTCGCTCCTGTCGGCGTCGTGGGATACCGGACTCGTCGAGCGCGTGACGGCCGCCATGGGCAACGAGGTCCTGGAATACGGCGCCGACGTGCTTCTCGCCCCGGCGATGAACATCCACCGCAACCCGCTGTGCGGGCGCAACTTCGAGTATTACAGCGAGGACCCGCTGCTCGCGGGAAAGATTGCGGCTGCATACGTCCGCGGCGTCCAGAGCAACGGCGTCGGTACGTCCGTGAAGCATTTCGCCGCCAACAGCCAGGAGACCCTGCGCAACGGGCAGAACGCTTCCGTCAGCGAGCGCGCCCTGCGCGAGATCTATCTCAAGGGTTTTGAAATCGTCGTGAAGGAGGCCCAGCCCTGGACCATCATGTCTTCCTACAACAAGATCAACGGCGTGCTTTCTTCGGAGAACCGCTGGCTGTTGACGGACGTTCTCCGCGGAGAATGGGGCTTCAAGGGCTTCGTGATGACCGACTGGTGGGCCGAGGAGAACGGCGCCCGCCAGATTGCGGCCGGCAACGACATGCTGATGCCGGGCACGCCCCACCAGTATGACGACATCCTCGACGCCGTGCAGAGCGGCCGCCTGGACATCCGCTTCCTGGACGACTGCGTCCGCCGCATCCTGCAGGTGATGGTGGCGTCCCCCACCTTCAAGCGCTACGAGTACAGCAACAAGCCCGACCTCGCCGCGCACGCCCAGATTACGCGCGAGGCCGCGGCCCAGGGAATGGTCCTGCTGAAGAACGAAAGCGCCCTGCCCCTGGGCAAGAAGGGCAAGGTGGCCCTCTTCGGCGTGCCGTCCTATGACACGATGGTCGGCGGCTCCGGCTCCGGCTACGTGAACCGCGCCTACAAGGTGACCGTCGATGCGGGACTGGAGGCTGCCGGGTTCCGGCTGGACAAGCAGCTCGCGGAATCCTACCGTGACTATGTGAAGCAGGAGAAGGCCAAGCAGCCGGCGGAGTACTTCTGGATCATCCCCACCGTGCAGGAGACGGCCATCAGCCGGGAGACCGCGCAGGCGGCCGCCAAGCGCAACGATGTCTGCGTCTACAGCATCGGCCGCATGGCCGGCGAAGGCGGAGACCGCACCCTGACCCCGGGTGACTGGTATCTCTCGGAGACCGAACAGGCCAACGTCGACCTGCTCTGCGAGACCTTCCACAAGGCCGGCAAGAAGGTGATTGTCCTGCTGAATATGGGCAACATCGTGGACATGGGCTGGAGCGACCAGCCGGATGCGATCCTCCATACCTGGATGGACGGGCAGGAAGCCGGCAACAGCGTGGCCGACATCCTCGCCGGCAAGGTTTCCCCTTCGGGCAAGCTGCCGATGACGATCGCGAAACGTTATGAGGATTATTCTTCCGCCAAAGACTTCCCGATGTCCAACGGCAATCCCGGCGACGTCAACTACGACGAAGACATCTTCGTCGGCTACCGCCACTTCGACCGCCATCCCGAGACGATCCTGTATCCTTTCGGCTTTGGCCTGAGCTACACGGATTTCGCGTATTCCGACCTGAAGGCCGAGCGCGACGGCGACGAGCTGAAGATCAGCGTGAAGGTGACCAACACCGGCAAACGCAGCGGCCGCGAAGCCGTGCAGATCTATGTCGGCGCGCCGGAAGGAAGCGCCGTGAAACCCGTGAAGGAACTCCGAGCTTTCGGAAAGACGTCCGAACTGAAGCCCAAGGCCAGCGAAGTGCTCACGATGACCGTCAAACTGGCGGACCTGCGCTGGTTCGACGGCTATGAGCGGGCGTGGAAACTTGATGCGGGCGAATACGTCATTTCGGCCGCAGCCAGTTCCCGGGACATTCGTCAGAGCATTTCTATAATGCTATAA
- a CDS encoding TonB-linked outer membrane protein, SusC/RagA family yields MKQLSKTVLMRCCMTLAFVIGAILSSTAQAQTLSVSGRIVDETNQPVMGAGIIEKGTDNGTVSDLDGQFTIVTRADAVLEFSSLGYDSKEVAVNGNSVINVVLTSSLEFLEDVVVVGYGVQKKKLITGSTIQIKGEDLAKLNNTSALGALQSSTPGVNIIANSGQPGDGFNVNIRGMGTIGSYKPLYVIDGVAGGDISTLNPADIESIDILKDAASAAIYGARAANGVILVTTKQGKEGNLQISYDGYVGWQNAPVIPTVLDAKQYIEVINTAEKNNRLTPTDFSTVLSPDLYQSIMDGSFTGTNWIREFHNDNAPVSNHAVNLAGGTDRSKFSMGVSFTNQEGIFGKPAASNYKRATVRLNSDHVVLRKDDLDIITVGENVNFSYSSKSGINLSNQYSNNMFDALTANPLAPMRRADGEYTSYEDYAAYGIFKFDGDAINPLYVISRTSQGNNWRYNYALNMSANVRIQPIKNLIVRSQFNYKASASSKRSYDMTYQANSTKFLDVDKVSQEASLGWNWSWENTATYKFNIGQHNFDAMVGMSIEHSGYGETVGAGREDGKWVDDPTHAYVGNMKGLITESKIKGSPWDDSGLESYFGRINYDYAEKYMISVILRRDGSSNFAPGHRWGTFPSVSAGWVMTNEPWMAGVKNTLNFLKLRGSWGQNGNCAIDNFHYLATVQVSPNDGRYGFANGITDQPANGAYADKLPNPNVTWETSQQLDFGLDARFFASRLGVVFDWYQKDTKDWLVKAPIMGHYGADAPYINGGDVRNTGVELALSWNDEVNKDFFYSISVNGAYNKNIVTRIANGEGVIHGRAVVEQAAELYRAEVGYPIGYFHTYVTDGVFQTQEEVDAWLAAGKPTLSDNPQPGDLRVLDLDGDGVLNQDNDKRMTGDPNPHFTAGLNISINYKGFDFGVSGYGMFGHQVFRAWRQYGHRPYQNYTTEVYDYWHGAGTSNKLPILYSSNSKGLNTDMFIENGDFFRFQTVTLGYDFKRLWKDSPFGQLRLYVQAQNLFTITGYKGMDPEVGTSSGFDSWAKGIDLGFYPQPRTILAGLNIKF; encoded by the coding sequence ATGAAACAATTGTCAAAAACTGTCTTGATGAGATGTTGCATGACGTTGGCTTTTGTCATCGGTGCAATTCTCAGTTCAACAGCCCAAGCTCAGACCCTGAGCGTGAGCGGCCGTATTGTCGATGAGACAAACCAGCCGGTGATGGGTGCCGGTATTATTGAGAAAGGGACGGACAACGGTACGGTTTCCGACCTGGACGGCCAGTTCACGATCGTGACGCGCGCTGACGCGGTACTGGAGTTCTCTTCGCTCGGCTATGATTCCAAGGAAGTGGCCGTGAACGGGAACAGCGTCATCAACGTCGTGCTCACCAGCAGCCTGGAGTTCCTCGAGGATGTGGTCGTCGTCGGCTACGGAGTCCAGAAAAAGAAGCTGATCACCGGTTCGACCATCCAGATCAAGGGTGAGGACCTCGCGAAGCTCAACAACACCAGCGCGCTGGGTGCGCTGCAGTCTTCGACACCCGGTGTGAACATCATCGCCAATTCCGGCCAGCCCGGTGACGGATTCAACGTCAACATCCGCGGTATGGGTACGATCGGCTCTTATAAGCCGCTGTATGTCATCGACGGCGTGGCCGGCGGCGACATCAGCACCCTCAACCCCGCCGACATCGAGAGCATCGACATCCTGAAGGATGCGGCCTCGGCTGCCATTTATGGCGCCCGGGCCGCGAACGGTGTCATCCTGGTGACCACCAAGCAGGGCAAGGAAGGCAATCTCCAGATCAGCTACGACGGCTATGTCGGGTGGCAGAACGCCCCCGTCATCCCGACCGTGCTGGACGCAAAGCAGTATATCGAGGTGATCAACACCGCGGAGAAGAACAACAGGCTCACGCCCACGGATTTCTCCACCGTCCTCAGCCCCGACCTTTATCAGAGCATCATGGACGGTTCCTTCACCGGTACCAACTGGATCCGGGAGTTCCACAACGACAACGCCCCCGTTTCCAACCATGCCGTCAATCTGGCCGGCGGAACTGACCGGTCCAAATTCTCGATGGGTGTCAGCTTCACCAACCAGGAAGGTATCTTCGGCAAGCCGGCGGCCTCCAACTACAAGCGCGCGACGGTGCGCCTGAACTCCGACCACGTGGTTCTCCGGAAGGACGATCTCGACATCATCACCGTCGGTGAGAACGTGAACTTCTCCTATAGCTCGAAGAGCGGTATCAACCTCAGCAACCAGTACTCCAACAATATGTTCGACGCACTGACGGCGAACCCGCTCGCTCCCATGCGGAGGGCCGACGGCGAGTACACGTCCTATGAGGACTACGCGGCCTACGGGATCTTCAAGTTCGACGGCGACGCCATCAACCCGCTGTATGTGATCTCGAGAACCAGCCAGGGCAACAACTGGAGATACAACTATGCGCTGAACATGTCTGCCAACGTGCGCATCCAGCCCATCAAGAACCTGATTGTCAGGAGCCAGTTCAACTATAAGGCAAGTGCCAGCAGCAAGCGTTCCTATGATATGACCTATCAGGCCAATTCCACGAAGTTCCTCGATGTCGACAAGGTGTCCCAGGAGGCCAGCCTCGGATGGAACTGGTCCTGGGAGAATACGGCGACATACAAGTTCAATATCGGCCAGCACAACTTCGACGCGATGGTCGGTATGTCCATCGAGCACTCCGGCTACGGCGAGACGGTCGGCGCCGGCAGGGAAGACGGAAAGTGGGTTGACGATCCCACGCACGCCTATGTGGGCAACATGAAGGGCCTGATTACGGAGAGCAAGATCAAGGGATCTCCCTGGGATGACAGCGGCCTCGAATCTTACTTCGGACGTATCAACTACGACTACGCCGAGAAATATATGATTTCCGTGATCCTTCGCCGTGACGGCTCCTCCAATTTCGCTCCGGGTCACCGCTGGGGTACGTTCCCTTCCGTCTCCGCCGGTTGGGTGATGACCAACGAACCCTGGATGGCGGGCGTGAAGAACACCCTCAATTTCCTGAAGCTCCGCGGAAGCTGGGGCCAGAACGGTAACTGCGCCATCGACAACTTCCACTATCTGGCTACTGTCCAGGTCAGCCCGAACGACGGCAGATACGGTTTCGCCAACGGCATTACCGACCAGCCCGCCAACGGCGCCTACGCCGACAAGCTCCCCAATCCCAATGTTACCTGGGAAACCTCGCAGCAGCTTGACTTCGGTCTGGACGCCCGTTTCTTCGCAAGCCGCCTGGGAGTCGTCTTCGACTGGTACCAGAAGGACACCAAGGACTGGCTGGTGAAAGCCCCCATCATGGGTCACTATGGCGCCGACGCCCCTTATATCAACGGCGGTGACGTGCGCAATACCGGCGTCGAACTTGCCCTTTCCTGGAACGACGAAGTGAACAAAGACTTCTTCTACAGCATCAGCGTGAACGGCGCTTACAACAAGAACATCGTCACCCGCATCGCCAACGGCGAGGGTGTCATCCACGGCCGCGCCGTCGTCGAGCAGGCCGCCGAACTGTACCGTGCCGAAGTCGGCTATCCGATCGGCTATTTCCATACCTATGTCACGGACGGTGTCTTCCAGACGCAGGAGGAAGTCGACGCCTGGCTGGCAGCCGGCAAGCCGACCCTCAGCGACAATCCCCAGCCCGGCGACCTCCGGGTCCTTGACCTCGATGGCGACGGCGTCCTCAACCAGGACAACGACAAGAGGATGACCGGCGACCCCAACCCCCATTTCACGGCGGGCCTCAACATCAGCATCAACTACAAGGGCTTTGATTTCGGCGTCAGCGGATACGGCATGTTCGGCCACCAGGTCTTCCGTGCCTGGAGACAGTACGGCCACAGACCTTATCAGAACTATACCACGGAGGTGTATGACTACTGGCACGGTGCCGGCACGTCCAACAAACTGCCCATCCTGTATTCCAGCAACAGCAAAGGCCTCAACACCGATATGTTCATCGAGAACGGCGACTTCTTCCGCTTCCAGACGGTGACGCTCGGATATGATTTCAAAAGACTGTGGAAGGATTCCCCGTTCGGCCAGCTCCGTCTCTATGTCCAGGCCCAGAACCTGTTCACGATCACCGGATACAAGGGTATGGATCCTGAAGTCGGAACGTCCAGCGGATTTGACTCCTGGGCCAAGGGCATCGACCTCGGTTTCTATCCCCAGCCCCGCACCATCCTCGCGGGTCTTAACATCAAATTCTAA